One Tenuifilum sp. 4138str genomic region harbors:
- a CDS encoding response regulator: protein MKIANKLIEVLSFGVETNKSKDFADKIIQLNLIAIPSLLIFIILAIASLKSSIPVSILNFSTFFVALVLLFMLYRSNRFGSIGLGISYIFAIGILVNILLGSNNLMLLAVTMLLPLMFFSSTTFNKASVILVVFTALLTIVLFILPFIGLPNENIFYENRYFISVGFIVYLTALSLLWFIRTKQLQELERKSIELQNDIKKRTENLAKLSHDIRTPLNNIVIISNILSNQIQEEKLKDMIDTIQASSNNLMSTLNSMIDLSISEMPKDSDVLVPFDLQNTVNNTFRLFSTQSGTVSFSFKYDERLPKNLLGDPVKLKQIFLNIVESIIKNKSSQKVILDIKINKMQEAGDGIDIYTEIKTNTPLLLHHADGVSSTTLADSSTALSNQVFIEMLDLKIAAKLIRENGGKLNVKLTSQESQINFNIRLLKVPTSLKEEIQQPEGKGKGVDETVPVTSEISKAEKLPTSDVSLENANVLLVEDNLINQKIVLLSLKKLVKNIDVAVNGKEALDKFGTSKYDIILMDVQMPIMNGYTAAKKIREIEASTNSHTPIIAITANALMGDREECLAAGMDDYISKPFQIEVLIQKMRNLLEANR from the coding sequence ATGAAAATAGCCAATAAACTCATAGAGGTTTTATCGTTTGGTGTTGAAACAAACAAATCGAAAGATTTTGCCGATAAGATTATACAGCTTAACCTTATTGCTATTCCTTCACTGCTCATTTTCATAATCCTAGCCATTGCATCGCTTAAATCATCTATACCTGTTTCAATCCTTAATTTTTCTACATTTTTCGTAGCTCTGGTTTTACTTTTTATGCTTTACCGCTCAAACCGCTTTGGCAGTATTGGGCTTGGCATTTCTTACATTTTTGCTATAGGAATTTTGGTTAATATACTTCTGGGTTCAAACAACCTTATGCTGCTTGCAGTTACAATGTTATTACCCCTGATGTTTTTTAGCTCTACTACATTCAATAAAGCATCGGTGATACTTGTAGTATTTACAGCATTACTCACCATAGTTCTTTTTATCCTACCTTTTATTGGCTTACCCAACGAAAATATTTTTTATGAAAACCGTTATTTCATTAGCGTTGGATTTATTGTTTACCTAACCGCTCTATCGCTGCTTTGGTTCATCAGAACTAAACAATTACAAGAGTTGGAAAGAAAAAGCATTGAACTTCAAAATGACATAAAAAAACGAACCGAGAATCTTGCCAAGCTTTCGCACGACATAAGAACACCGCTCAATAACATTGTCATAATTTCAAACATACTGTCAAACCAAATTCAGGAAGAGAAGCTCAAGGATATGATTGATACCATTCAAGCTTCATCAAATAACCTTATGAGCACCCTGAACAGTATGATTGACCTATCCATAAGCGAGATGCCAAAAGACTCCGATGTACTCGTGCCATTCGACCTTCAAAATACGGTAAACAACACATTCCGCCTCTTTTCAACCCAATCGGGCACTGTTAGTTTTTCCTTTAAGTATGACGAGCGCCTTCCCAAAAACCTACTTGGCGACCCCGTTAAGCTAAAGCAGATTTTCCTAAACATTGTGGAGAGTATCATTAAAAACAAAAGTAGCCAAAAGGTAATACTTGATATTAAGATCAATAAAATGCAGGAAGCCGGCGATGGAATTGACATTTATACTGAAATCAAAACAAACACCCCATTACTCCTGCACCATGCCGATGGTGTATCGTCAACTACCCTAGCCGATAGCTCAACCGCACTGAGTAACCAGGTATTTATTGAGATGCTCGACCTAAAAATTGCAGCCAAGCTTATTCGTGAAAATGGGGGCAAACTAAATGTTAAGCTAACATCGCAGGAATCACAAATAAACTTCAACATCAGGCTACTTAAAGTTCCCACATCGCTAAAAGAAGAAATCCAACAACCTGAGGGCAAGGGGAAAGGTGTTGATGAAACCGTACCCGTAACTTCTGAAATTAGCAAGGCTGAGAAGTTGCCCACATCGGATGTAAGCTTAGAAAACGCTAATGTTTTGCTGGTTGAGGACAACCTAATTAACCAGAAGATTGTATTACTTAGCCTTAAAAAGCTGGTTAAAAATATTGATGTAGCAGTAAACGGCAAAGAGGCATTGGATAAATTTGGGACCAGCAAGTACGATATCATACTGATGGATGTTCAAATGCCAATCATGAATGGCTACACGGCAGCTAAAAAGATTCGGGAAATTGAGGCAAGCACAAACTCGCACACCCCTATTATTGCCATAACTGCTAATGCACTCATGGGCGACCGGGAAGAATGTTTAGCCGCCGGAATGGACGATTACATCAGCAAACCTTTCCAGATTGAAGTGCTAATCCAGAAAATGCGCAACCTGCTCGAGGCAAACCGTTAG